The Stenotrophomonas maltophilia genome segment GCGCCAGCAACAGGCTGAATTCACCACGGCTGAGCACCAGCTCGTTCCCATCCGGCGCCAGCAGGCGACGTTGTTCCGGCAGCAACCGCCAACCAGAAAAGCGCAGTTCACTGGCTACCTGCGCGCGCAGCTTGTCCTGCCGACGCAGCAGCGCGCGTACCCGCGCCAGCAGCTCGCGCGGGTCGAACGGCTTGGCCAGGTAGTCGTCCGCGCCCATCTCCAGGCCGATCACCCTGTCCGGTGCGCTGCCCATCGCCGACAGCATCAGGATCGGAATGGCCCGTGCCTGCAGCCGGCGGCAGACCGACAGGCCATCCTCACCGGGCATCATCCAGTCGAGGATGATCACGTCCGGGCGATCGACCTGCAGCAGCACGTCCAGCGCCGTCGCGTCCGCTGCCACCCGTACCTGGTAGCCATGCAGCAACAGGCAATCGGCGATGGCATCACGGATGCTGGCGTCGTCATCGACAACGATGACACGGGCGGGAGTCGTCATGCAGGCAGTATCAGGCAGGTCTGTATCAGGACGGTATCAACGCCGATATTCCCGCGATACGCCGCTGCGCGCCAATGGTCACCCATGATCACTGCGGAGACTTGCCTTGCGCCTCATCCCATTCGTCCTGCTTGCTGCCCCGCTGGCTGCGCTGGCGTCCGATTCCCCCGAACACATCCTGCCGATGTGGATGCAGGGCGGTCATCCGGCCGTGGCCGTGTCGCTGGACGGGCGTGCCGAACCGCTGCGCTTCGTGGTCGACAGCGCGGCAGGCGCCACCCTGGTCGATGACCGCGTCGTGCGGCGCTACGGTCTGGGAGATGTGGATGCGGAGGTATCACACGCCCAAGGGGCAAGTGCAGCCTCCGCGCGGCTGCAGCGCATACGCAGAACGTCCT includes the following:
- a CDS encoding response regulator; amino-acid sequence: MTTPARVIVVDDDASIRDAIADCLLLHGYQVRVAADATALDVLLQVDRPDVIILDWMMPGEDGLSVCRRLQARAIPILMLSAMGSAPDRVIGLEMGADDYLAKPFDPRELLARVRALLRRQDKLRAQVASELRFSGWRLLPEQRRLLAPDGNELVLSRGEFSLLLALAERPGRVLGREQLLQLSRGEPSDSVDRAVDLAISRLRRKLGQASPGAEALVQTSRGEGYRFHAEVLVL